A window of Actinomycetota bacterium contains these coding sequences:
- a CDS encoding SHOCT domain-containing protein, with translation MFIFTVLVLAALIAGVVWLVRTLSDGGRSGASTALETLELRYARGEIDRDEYLQRRDDLERRT, from the coding sequence ATGTTCATATTCACGGTGCTCGTGCTGGCAGCACTGATCGCGGGGGTGGTCTGGCTGGTCCGCACGCTGAGCGACGGCGGCCGCTCGGGTGCGTCGACCGCCCTCGAAACGCTCGAGCTGCGCTACGCGCGCGGCGAGATCGACCGCGACGAGTACCTCCAGCGCCGCGATGACCTCGAACGGCGCACGTGA